GAAAagtaaaaaccctaaaaaatggACAAAGTCTTGCATTTTGGCAATAATGTCATGAAATCATATGATTAGGGTGGGCTTGAAATCAACATCAAATTAATGTGAATTGTAGACTCCTATTGAAGACTTTCACAACTCTCGTTTGTTAAAATGTAAGGACCAATAAATCTCAACCAAGAGACAGTGGTGAATTggttaaaaaatgattttacctTTCTTGAAAAATTATGGTGTTTTAAAACTATTTCAAATGAAACTTTCAACCTTACAAAGACTTTATCAAATAACAAGTAGAGGAAATAGATTAAGATACACAAGATTTTATATTGATGTAACTCTAACAAGTTTACAGTCAATCTTCTTCTAAACAACTTGCGTTGGAAGAAAATCCACTCTATGAAAGTTGATATTACAAGATTATAGGATCTCTTATGCAATCTAAATCTTCAATCAAACACGAATAGTTTCTAATGATAAGGCTATACACACTCACTCCAAAAACCTTGTCTACACAACAAAGGATATAATAGTAAtcaaaatttatagaaaaagtaaaagaaacagATACAACTCTAATGCAGATTTCACTAAGAAAATTGGAAACTGGCACTCTTTAGCTTTTTCCACTCATTCTTGCAAGCTTATAGTCTTAATTTCACTCAATTGATGTTCTTGTTCTCCAAAGAATGTTAGAAAGATGTTCTTTCTCAACAAAATGAATGCTCTAACATTGTATTTCGTACTATGAAAAAGAAACCAAACTcatttatatacaaaaacacATTACTAGTAATTTTGATCAATTATGCaattaacataatcaattaaaaaaaaagcgAACTTTTCCTTACATGCATACtaacatatttaacaataaGTTAAGAACATAGTTCCTAGAATACATGCATTTTAAGAGATTCAacaattaagttaattttattagtaaCATTGAAAACTCATCAAAaacaatttaatcttatttaaaacATCGTCAAAAGTATTTTCCTACTGAAAATAGCTCTCTCTGTCAACACTATTAAAAACGTAAATGGAGATTTTAGAGATTAAGGTTTCATGAGCATGTACatgaattattgaaataaagatATTAATGAGTATCTGTGATAATTACAAGTGTTCATATTGAAGGGTTTATGAATAGCTCTAAGAattgtgattattttttaagatatagAGATTTGGGACCATGTGAAGGTATGGTGATTTCGAGAAAAAAAAGCtttaagttaataaataattaacttaagGGCAactttaaatattcaatttttttaaaattaaattgtaaaatggtttaattcagttatttataataaatagtttcatatctttaatataatatggtgcaattttttaattctttagttCAATTAATTTTGGTCACTCTTATCTTAAATATTCTTGAGTGATTAATAacgaaaaaatatataaattatatataaataaaaactctatttaataattcatcaaccatagaaaatacaaaataagaaaaaataggaaaaattataatgattgtttttctcttattataaataatcaagaaaatgTATTTACATACAAGCTTTCACGTTGTTGAAATTTGACTAATTCTGATAACTAATTGTTAGAAATGTGtaactaatattaatttagataaataattaattcaatataattaatattgatatattttattttagtataataaaaaacttgaCTTTAATACAATAACTTTagttatgattattttgtttaaattttattaatgattaatatatAAACGAGCATGTATTTGATCTTAATAATTActtagttttaataaataaaaattaattttaatatgactGAATAAGCACTcagtatattaaattttaaaaataaatagaagataaaagaCTTCTATCAAGATTAATTCCATATTTTCCTCTAATAAATACATACATCTTAATCATTAAggagttaaaataaaattaataaaattaaatttattgtagTAAAagtctaatttatttatttttttaggcttaatatcttccttggtcctcgtatttgtgtgaaaatctcagttcggtcctcaagttttgaacggtctcaatttggtcataattttttaaaaaatacacacattttaccttaaccgttaactgatctcaaacggcgttaagttgagctgacgtggtatgttgacgtgttggcttaatcccttcttggtcctcgtatttgtgtgaaaatttcagttcggtcctcaagttttgaactgtctcaattgagtcataatttttgtaaaaatgcacacattttaccccaatcttTAAccgatctcaaacggcgttaagtttagctgacgtgctagccagaggacatgctgacgtgtattatttaattgcatgaattattttttaaaataagcagtgtttcacgtggcacaatgtctattatttagtttatttgaataagaGATTTTAAACAgattatctcgtcggctcaaaaaatagtcaccggaaaactcgcgtaaccagcgcaatcagtctcacagccttttctgcaaatgaaccaacttggtaacctataggttcatcaccagcctttaagctatttattccactgatagcagaagataactgttgtacagtgagatcagttaactattggggtaaaatgtgtgcatttttaaaaaaattatgacccaattgagacaattcaaaacttgaggaccaaactgagattttcacacaaatacgaagaccaagaagggattaagccaacacgtcagcataccacgttagctaaacttaacgccgtttgagatcagttaacggttggagtaaaatgtgtgcatttttacaaaaattatgacccaattgagacagttcaaaacttgaggacctaattgagattttcacacaaatacgaggaccaatgAAAGTATTAAGTCATTTTTTTACCATATTGAAAACGAAAGATGTATGATGAAATTAAACCAGTATGTACCTTGTTAATTTTAAGTTTGTTGATATGTGTCATGCTTTTTGCTTTTGCtcaatttgattgatgtgatttTTGTATTGATGTTTTATACCCGCATCAGGAGTGAACAAAAGATTTGCAAGAAAAACAGAACTAAGATAGGACTAGCCAGAGCTTTCACAATGAAAGATACTGCGTTGGTCAAAACGGCAAAATGTTATAAAGATTATGAACCTCGTATTCAGACTTTCAATAAATGCACTTACAGAGCACCCCCAACTCAGACACATTCAAGAAACCAAATGAAGCCAAGAGCCCTAATTtgaatggataatgatatttaaacaacatttttttttataatatttgaacatcatttacgtgtaattctgtgattggttcaaaattattccacaatcaacaataataatcataaacactactatggaccaatcacataatgacacatagatgatgttcaaatgttgtcaaaaaattattgtctaaatattattatccaatTTGAATTCCAACCCTCAGATTTGAATGACGACAGCCACCAAAACCCCAAACCACAACTGCTTCGACTTCAACGCTTGTCCAAAAAACAGTCTGCCAAAAGACCTGAAGCTCTTTCATGGAAGGAGCTTAAAACAGGTCAAACGCAGTTAGTTATTGTCCAACGTTGTATACGTTTTCTTCAGTTGGAAACTATATACTTAGATAAAGCTTCCTAATTTTGGTAGTTGCTGGTTTGGCTTTTAGTTAATATTGTAAGATTTGAGAAACCATAGACCAGTGCCATTTCTGGCGTTTTGGCTGTCTATATGGGAAAGAACATTGGGTTCCCATTAGGGCGAAACAAAATCTGAAAATTAGTTTTACGTTTCTTGAATTAAGGATGGGACTCCAAGTGATTTTTCCTTTACAATTCTTAgctattttgtgttttttttttcttttcttaagaTAAATTTTTTGCATTATAGTATTTTTGACTTCAAATTCAAACTTTTACACTATTAGTTAATCAAATAATGTTTGCTTATGTATCATTTTTGGCATCAAATGGAGATAGTGCCCAGAACTAGGTAATTAAGTTGCCAAAATCACTCAGTATGTACTGTTATACACACCTTCGAAAAATCATCATGTCACGTGGACACATTCGATCTGTAGTTTTTACTGAAAACAAAAGATAGGAAATAATTTTGGGTTCTCGGAATGGTTTTGCGAATCCAAGTTAGCACGCTTTGTTTTTCgcccaaaacaacaaaaaatgcATTGTTATTGGCCCCATATCATTTCATTCTCTCTCGAATGTGGAAGAAAAATCGTCTCCtatttttcttctgaaattatAGTTGGCTAACCTTGTATTTGTACAAggaaaatttcaataaataaataccaaAAACAAACCCAACTATTTGACAATGAACACAATACGGCTATCAAAAGGTAAGAAATTCCTTGTTGGGAGACCAAGCAAAAACACTAAGCGGTAACTTCTTGCTCTTTTGAGGCAAGTTGGTTCTGAATGTGTTGTGGCACCACATCAAACATGGCTAATTGCATTGTGTAGGATGCACGGCCCTTTGTCATCCCCCTAAGTGTGCTAACGTACTGGAACATCTCAGCAAGAGGTACCAGGGCATCAACAACCTGCGTATGTCACCAACAAAAGCAAGAAAGGAATAAAGTCCAGCTCCAATCCAAactaaaagcaaaaaaaaaaaaaaaacatgagcaTTGTCCTCATTCACCCTATTCACATGTATCCATACGGTCTTTTTCTGAGATTATGATAGGTGAGGTTGGGAGGATTTTTTTATCCcacttttcctttatttccaTTTTGGGTGTTGTTCCATAAATTAGAATTgtgcataaaatattttaatttggaaatGTCGATCATTTTAAGACAAACAATACGGCACAAGAACTTTCGAGCAGTAccttcaaatttaatataacaatCCAACAAGGAGAAGTTTAATAGGATAATCCAAGAGAACCAAGTTACTAAACTTACCTTTAGGCCACCAGGTTTGTCACCAAAACTGTTGATCTGACCTCTTCTTGAGTTGAGATCACCAATTACATCACCTAGATGTTCTTCAGGAGTAACAACTTCAACCTTCATTATAGGCTCAAGCATCCTCGGTCCAGCTTTTCTAACTCCTTCCCTAAATGCTCCTCTTGCTGCCAACTGGAATGCCAACACACTCGAATCTACATCGTGATAAGAACCATCTACAAGTACCGCTCGTACATCAACAACTGGAAAGCCAGCAAGCACACCGTTGCTCATGCACTCTTCCAATCCTTTCATCACCCCAGGAATGTATTCTTTTGGTACAGCACCTCCTTTGATTTCACTCTTGAACTCATATCCACTACCTGGATCCATGGGTTCAAACCTTACTGTGATATCTGCAAACTGACCTTGTCCACCTGACTGTTTCTTGTGCACATATTTCACTTCTGAGATTTTGGAAATGCTTTCCCGGTAGTTTACTTGGGGAGCACCAACATTAGCTTCCACCTGCGTTAACAAATATAGATAATGTGATTTTCCCAAAATTATGTTATTGCTACATAATccttaaaatatgtaaaaataatttagcatAAAACTACTAAAGGAAGAGAGACATGGGGATAAGAAAAGTTCACGCCAAGGGAACAAGTCtataaaaaaggaaaggaatAGTACACCAGACAAACTGATGCTTTATCAGATGATACATAGAGATTTTATCAAGGGTGGTTCTGTATtccattgttcttattttacaGATAATAGTGAAAATTCAAAGTGCAAGCAAACAGATTCCGCTACAGTCTAATGTGATAATGTGCATGTTTATTTACCATTATTACTTCTAATCGTAACCATTTCATGCACAGCATCAAGGATGGATTTAAGAgttaaaaagacaaaaacagCTAATAAAACACAACCATGCTAGCCGATCATTGAAAATTCTCAAAAGAAATGAATTAGAGATTACCTTAAATTCCCTTTTGAGCCGATCAACAATGATTTCAAGATGTAATTCTCCCATCCCTTCAATCACTGTCTGGTTTATCTCTTCATCACGGGAGAAGTGGAAAGAAGGGTCTTCCTGTGCAAGCTTGATTAAACCAGTTGCCATCTTGTCAACATCAGCTTTAGTCTTGGGTTCAATTGCAACCTTAATGACAGGATCAGGGAAGTCCATCCGTTCGAGCACGATCGGATGATCAGGGTCACACAATGTTTCACCTGTTATAGTATCTTTCAAACCTGCGAGAGCGATAATATCACCTGTCAAAGCCACTTTAACATCCTCTCTGCTGTTTGCATGCATTTCTAGTAGTCTACCAATTCTCTCCTTTTTCCCTTTGTTTGCATTGAGTACGTAAGACCCAGCACCTAGCTTTCCAGCATACACCCTGACAAATGTAAGGGAGCCTACAAATGGATCACTCATGATCTTGAAAGCTAATCCAGCAAAAGGTTCATCATCACTTGCTATCCTCTCTATTGCCGCTTCTGGGTTTTCTGGGTCACTGCCCTTCATTGCTGGCAAGTCAAGTGGTGATGGTAGATAATCAACTACAGCATCGAGCAACGGTTGGACACCCTTGTTTTTGAAAGCCGAACCACACATCACTGGCACAAAACTGGCTGATATGGTTCCCTtcctaattaatttttttatagtttccTCATCCGGTTCAATTCCTTCTAGGTAGTTCTCCATAGCCTGGTCATCTAACTCAACTACGGTTTCTATCAGCTGGGATCGGTAATCCTGAGCCAGCTCTTGAAGATCTTCTGGAATATCTACAATCTCAAACTTGGCACCCAGCTCTTCTCCTGACCAAACTATAGCTTTCATCCTAACAAGGTCTATAACTCCCTTAAAACTATCTTCTGAACCAATCGGTAACTGAATTACAAGTGGTTTAGCACCCAAATTTGTTACTATCATGTCTCTTGTTCGATAAAAGTTTGCTCCAAGACGGTCCATTTTGTTGACAAAACAAATTCGTGGAACCCCATATTTGTCTGCCTGCCTCCACACAGTCTCTGATTGTGGTTCCACCCCAGCAACACTATCAAACAAGCATATAGCTCCATCCAACACCCTAAGAGCTCGCTCCACTTCTAAGGTGAAGTCGACATGACCAGGAGTATCAATAATGTTGATCCGGTGCTTATTCCAGAATGTAGTGGTTGCAGCAGAAGTAATGGTAATCCCtctttcttgttcttgttcCATCCAGTCCATGGTTGCAGTTCCCTCATGCACTTCTCCAATTTTGTAGTTCCTTCCAGTATAATACAAAATTCGTTCAGTCGTAGTAGTCTTTCCAGCATCTATGTGAGCCATGATACCTATATTACGATAATCCTTCAACGGAACACTCCTCTTTGAGTCTGGAAGCAAAGTTAAAAAGAGTCATTTCCAAAAGGATGAAAGAAACCCAACCACATTTCAtagtcttaaaaaataaaattggacaAAAATACGAAAAACCATTTACCTTTAAAGATACCTTATCTCACTTAAAATCTCAATTGAACACACAAATAACGGTTTTCTCCCTAATATCACAACCGAAGCCGAAATTCAAGAATAACCCATATATTAAGCATGatacaaaattgaaacaaacccaaAAAGCGGAGGAAACTTTAGAAAAAGAAGTTTCATTCGTTCAAAACATTAGATTAGTCGCGAAGCagaaagaaagttaaaaaagaaagaaaatttaagaaattattagaGAAAAGGAGATGAATACCATCAGCCGCCATGGCGAAAACAGAAAAGGGTCTTCTGGGAGCGTGTTGGCGTGGAAAGGGAGTATTGGAGTTAATGCGTGTGCTCCCGAAAAAGTGTGAGAGGGAAGAGGAAGTGAGAGAGTGAGAGGGTCGAGGGCGAAAACCCATGAAGCGAAGCGGAGAGAGAGGGGTTGGTCTTCTCTGAGACCCATTGAGGTTGCAAAGAGTGGTCGTCGCCACCCTCAACGATGACTCTGCCGCCATATTTTGagcttcttctccttctctgtTCTGTTATGTTGCAGTGTTTGAGATAAACAAACCCACACACTCACACCCTGGCCTCAAGTTCTCGGTAAGGCCTAGGAACAAGATAGCCTgcactttattatatatataaaagaaatcatttattaaggtatatataaaattatagctTTTTCTATTTAACGAccagaaataaatttaaaaatttattaatttaatatgcaattaGCTTACATGGTTTGAGTTTTTAGCTATCTATTTTTCATGGTTGGAAAATAAAGGCAACGTGGATAACAATTAGCCCTCTCCTTGGAGTATCTTCTCTTCCAAAGGATTCAACTCATCATGGCCTTATATGAACCACTACTTATCACACCATATTGCCATTTTCCTTTTATCTTTACTTGGTGTTAAATACCGTCTCaatcattatttttagttttatacatttttaatatatattttattgttggctagagtttattataaattataaaatcagaAAAGAGACttacaaaatcaaaatgaaatcttaaatcaaacaataataaagttatttaataatGGACAATGTATTGAGAAATGACcgttagatatattattaatattttaaaaaagtgtcACGTAATTTATCCAttagaatattttcttttaaacgGATACTATGTACTTTTATTTCACACCtagatttctttttatttttcttaaatttcttttcaactttGTCTTCTAACattcttttaaattgtttttagtaaCTTTTGTTTATACAAAACTTCACGTTCCAGTTACTTTAACAATAACACATCTTAGATAAAGTAGTTTCACAGCTCTTTTAGtttataaactagttttaaatttgtatttacaCATATAGTGATGTTTCTacgtatatttattaaaagatatttgtatatttttaaaaaaatatttaggaattgaaggaagaaataataaatatttttaagtttataattaagcTTTGAATAGAattaacttgaaaaaaatatttataaatttagaaaatcaatatatctataaaaatataaataatagactttataaaaatacataagaGCAAAACATATGTAAAAATAGATAATTCTCTAGAAATATAAAggatgtaaaaatatataaagtagaatcattaaaaatacaaatcaatatacaaaaaattgatataatgtAGACTTGTGTATATA
This genomic stretch from Vigna radiata var. radiata cultivar VC1973A chromosome 7, Vradiata_ver6, whole genome shotgun sequence harbors:
- the LOC106768564 gene encoding elongation factor G-2, chloroplastic yields the protein MAAESSLRVATTTLCNLNGSQRRPTPLSPLRFMGFRPRPSHSLTSSSLSHFFGSTRINSNTPFPRQHAPRRPFSVFAMAADDSKRSVPLKDYRNIGIMAHIDAGKTTTTERILYYTGRNYKIGEVHEGTATMDWMEQEQERGITITSAATTTFWNKHRINIIDTPGHVDFTLEVERALRVLDGAICLFDSVAGVEPQSETVWRQADKYGVPRICFVNKMDRLGANFYRTRDMIVTNLGAKPLVIQLPIGSEDSFKGVIDLVRMKAIVWSGEELGAKFEIVDIPEDLQELAQDYRSQLIETVVELDDQAMENYLEGIEPDEETIKKLIRKGTISASFVPVMCGSAFKNKGVQPLLDAVVDYLPSPLDLPAMKGSDPENPEAAIERIASDDEPFAGLAFKIMSDPFVGSLTFVRVYAGKLGAGSYVLNANKGKKERIGRLLEMHANSREDVKVALTGDIIALAGLKDTITGETLCDPDHPIVLERMDFPDPVIKVAIEPKTKADVDKMATGLIKLAQEDPSFHFSRDEEINQTVIEGMGELHLEIIVDRLKREFKVEANVGAPQVNYRESISKISEVKYVHKKQSGGQGQFADITVRFEPMDPGSGYEFKSEIKGGAVPKEYIPGVMKGLEECMSNGVLAGFPVVDVRAVLVDGSYHDVDSSVLAFQLAARGAFREGVRKAGPRMLEPIMKVEVVTPEEHLGDVIGDLNSRRGQINSFGDKPGGLKVVDALVPLAEMFQYVSTLRGMTKGRASYTMQLAMFDVVPQHIQNQLASKEQEVTA